A stretch of the Saprospiraceae bacterium genome encodes the following:
- a CDS encoding Do family serine endopeptidase — protein MNSIRTQSSLIFICLIVSILSSYLTFKFLIPRIENSNEVKLTHEVNDNPNDHSALIKSSPIRFLNTPGTNFVYAASKSTPSVVFIESIIDNKEGIFSMPNKELSTGSGVIISPDGYIITNNHVVENAEKIQVLLNDNREYEAKLIGTDPTTDIALIKIEDSSLPYIEFGNSDSSEIGEWVLAVGNPFRLQSTVTAGIISAKARNINILNNQQYRIESFIQTDAAVNPGNSGGALVNTNGDLIGINTAIMSQTGRYEGYSFSIPSNLVKKVFSDLKEFGTVQRGLLGVVIEEVNNERAKLYGLTHVGGVFISNTTRDGAADIAGLKPEDIILELNNRAIKSVPELQEIIGRLRPGSKIQIKYWRNNQTNTVEAILKNQVNTTEMLSTRRDPLLLDLGFEVRDLSAEEKTNLKQSGVKVLSIYQGSIIENTNMAPGYIITTVNGKKVRSVDELIQNIQSADANILLEGFYEKYRGKFPYRFNKKQ, from the coding sequence ATGAATTCCATCCGAACACAAAGCTCATTAATTTTTATATGCTTGATAGTCAGCATTTTAAGTAGTTATCTAACCTTTAAATTTCTTATTCCACGAATAGAAAACTCCAATGAAGTTAAATTGACACATGAGGTCAATGACAATCCAAACGATCATTCGGCACTGATAAAATCAAGTCCAATCCGGTTTTTAAATACCCCTGGAACCAATTTTGTATATGCTGCCTCAAAAAGCACCCCTTCAGTTGTATTTATTGAATCCATCATTGATAACAAAGAGGGAATATTTTCTATGCCAAATAAGGAATTGTCAACCGGTTCCGGGGTTATCATATCTCCTGATGGATACATCATTACAAATAACCATGTGGTTGAGAATGCAGAAAAGATTCAAGTACTTTTAAATGACAACAGGGAATATGAAGCTAAATTAATTGGAACGGATCCAACGACCGACATCGCCTTAATAAAAATTGAAGATTCCAGTTTACCTTATATTGAATTTGGCAATTCTGATTCAAGTGAAATAGGTGAATGGGTTTTAGCAGTTGGCAATCCATTTAGACTTCAATCTACCGTAACCGCAGGCATAATTTCAGCTAAAGCACGAAATATCAATATATTAAACAATCAACAATACCGAATTGAGTCTTTTATTCAAACCGATGCTGCTGTGAATCCAGGAAATAGTGGCGGTGCGTTGGTTAATACAAATGGAGATTTAATTGGAATCAACACGGCCATTATGAGTCAAACAGGCCGATATGAAGGATATTCATTTTCAATCCCATCCAATCTTGTTAAAAAGGTGTTTTCAGATCTTAAGGAATTTGGGACTGTGCAAAGAGGTTTATTAGGAGTAGTTATTGAAGAAGTTAATAATGAACGTGCAAAACTTTACGGATTAACCCATGTTGGGGGTGTGTTTATCAGTAATACCACTCGTGACGGTGCAGCAGATATAGCAGGATTAAAACCTGAGGATATCATACTTGAATTAAATAACCGTGCTATTAAGTCTGTACCAGAACTGCAAGAAATTATCGGTCGATTGAGACCTGGTTCGAAAATTCAAATAAAGTATTGGCGCAATAATCAAACAAATACTGTAGAAGCAATTCTTAAAAATCAAGTTAATACGACTGAAATGTTAAGCACCAGAAGAGATCCTCTTTTGCTGGATTTAGGCTTTGAAGTTCGGGATCTGAGTGCCGAAGAGAAAACAAATTTAAAACAATCAGGCGTTAAGGTGTTGAGTATTTATCAAGGCAGCATTATTGAAAATACCAACATGGCCCCAGGTTATATCATTACAACTGTAAATGGCAAAAAAGTTCGATCAGTAGATGAATTGATACAAAACATTCAATCAGCAGATGCAAATATTCTACTGGAAGGATTTTACGAAAAATACAGAGGTAAATTTCCATACCGCTTTAATAAAAAACAATAG